The following proteins are encoded in a genomic region of Sparus aurata chromosome 11, fSpaAur1.1, whole genome shotgun sequence:
- the zyg11 gene encoding LOW QUALITY PROTEIN: protein zyg-11 homolog (The sequence of the model RefSeq protein was modified relative to this genomic sequence to represent the inferred CDS: deleted 1 base in 1 codon), whose product MAMARSFLNTDDASPAPLTDLCLTYVSQNLECFCAKRPDGSLCFREAVLFPQELADQLLAKMATEGPLNDSTVGVFRNCEYLRLRRACIRTARISAEAFQKALCPHRLLELDAARVNADLTIPDILQGLATNKYCQESLQRLVLTGLTMSSLEEPIRHRFSSLQGLRSLSLANVDFYDSGLVDVCSLPRLESLDLSNTSVTNLNPLLGLKERLRSLTLHQLKRLEMSTGQLLGVIGQLDVLQHLDISDDKQFTSDVARQLLGQPGILPALVSLDVSGRKQVTDAAVKAFVEERPGMTFVGLLATDAGFSDFLSGEGNLKVTGEANETQICEALRRYSEREGFVREALFHLFSLTHVMEKPRPDILKLVVLGMKNHPATLNVQLAASACVFNLTKQDLAAGMPVRLLSTVTQLLLEAMRTFPNHQQLQKNCLLSLCSDRILQEVPFNRFEAAKLVMQWLCNHEDQNMQRMAVAIISILAAKLSTEQTAQLGAELFIVKQLLHIVSQKATQGMVDATLKFTLSALWNLTDESPTTCRHFIENQGLDLFIKVLESFPNESSIQQKVLGLLNNIAEVGELHGELMVQGFLDHIRTLLHSQEVEVSYFAAGILAHLTSRGEEAWTLSSDLRSSLLEQLHAVIVKWPAPECEMVAYRSFNPFFPLLECFHTPGVQLWAAWAMQHVCSKNAARYCSMLLEEGGLQQLELVHTHPQTHKDVKRLAKSILESLQNHRARTGQTAPLPTNRRVPPQ is encoded by the exons aTGGCGATGGCGAGGAGTTTCCTCAACACG GATGATGCGTCTCCCGCGCCTCTGACAGATCTGTGCCTGACTTACGTGAGCCAGAATCTGGAGTGTTTCTGTGCGAAGCGCCCCGATGGCTCTCTGTGCTTCAGAGAGGCTGTTCTCTTCCCACAGGAGCTGGCAGACCAGCTGCTGGCCAAGATGGCCACTGAAG GTCCGTTGAATGACAGCACGGTGGGTGTGTTTCGGAACTGCGAATACCTGCGTCTGAGGCGAGCCTGCATCCGGACAGCGCGGATCTCTGCGGAGGCCTTTCAGAAAGCCCTCTGCCCTCACCGGCTGTTGGAGCTGGATGCCGCCAGGGTCAACGCAGACCTCACTATTCCTGATATTCTACAGGGTCTCGCCACCAATAAATATTGTCAG GAGTCCCTCCAGCGACTTGTCCTAACAGGTCTGACCATGTCCTCCCTGGAAGAACCAATCCGGCATCGTTTCAGCTCTCTTCAGGGCCTCCGCTCCCTCTCTCTAGCCAACGTGGACTTCTATGACTCCGGGCTCGTCGACGTGTGTTCCCTGCCTCGACTGGAAAGCCTGGATCTCTCCAACACTTCAGTCACCAACCTGAACCCACTGCTCGGCCTGAAGGAGCGCCTGcgctcactcacactgcaccaGCTGAAGAGGCTGGAGATGAGCACTGGTCAGCTGCTGGGAGTCATAGGCCAGTTGGATGTGTTGCAG CACCTGGACATCAGTGACGACAAGCAGTTTACCTCTGACGTGGCTCGTCAGCTGCTCGGACAGCCAGGGATCCTGCCTGCTCTTGTTTCCCTGGACGTGTCCGGGAggaaacag GTGACAGATGCAGCTGTTAAGGCGTTTGTTGAGGAGAGACCAGGGATGACCTTCGTGGGACTTCTGGCTACAGATGCTGGATTTTCAGACTTCCTCTCTGGAGAAGGAAACCTAAAG gTAACAGGGGAGGCAAACGAGACCCAGATCTGTGAGGCCCTGCGTCGCTACAGTGAAAGGGAGGGTTTTGTGAGAGAAGCtctgtttcatctgttcagctTGACTCACGTCATGGAGAAACCGAGGCCTGACATCCTCAAG CTGGTAGTTTTGGGTATGAAGAATCACCCCGCCACTCTGAATGTCCAGCTGGCAGCTAGTGCCTGTGTGTTCAACCTGACGAAGCAGGACCTGGCAGCAGGAATGCCGGTGCGACTGTTGAGTACGGTCACTCAGCTTCTACTGGAGGCCATGAGGACGTTCCCCAACCACCAACAG CTGCAGAAGAATTGTCTGCTGTCTCTGTGCAGTGATCGCATTCTGCAGGAGGTCCCATTCAACAG gTTTGAAGCTGCAAAACTAGTGATGCAGTGGCTCTGCAACCATGAAGACCAGAACATGCAGAGGATGGCTGTGGCTATCATTTCCATATTGGCTGCGAAG TTGTCCACAGAGCAGACAGCTCAGCTGGGAGCGGAGCTGTTCATAGTGAAG CAACTCCTCCACATCGTGAGTCAGAAGGCTACTCAGGGCATGGTGGACGCCACCCTCAAATTTACACTGAGTGCACTTTGGAACCTCACTGATGAGTCACCAACAACCTGCCGCCATTTTATTGAGAACCAGGGTCTGGACCTGTTTATTAAAGTTCTCGAG TCCTTCCCCAATGAGTCTTCTATCCAGCAGAAGGTTCTCGGCCTGCTG AACAACATAGCCGAGGTCGGGGAGCTGCACGGTGAGCTGATGGTGCAGGGCTTCTTGGACCACATCAGGACTCTGCTGCACAGCCAAGAGGTGGAGGTCAGCTACTTCGCCGCGGGCATCCTCGCACATCTGACGTCACGAGGAGAGGAAGCCTGGACGCTCAGCTCTGATCTTCGGTCCTCGCTACTGGAGCAACTG CACGCTGTTATTGTGAAGTGGCCCGCA CCTGAGTGTGAAATGGTGGCCTACAG GTCATTTAATCCCTTCTTTCCCTTACTGGAGTGCTTTCACACCCCTGGTGTCCAGCTGTGGGCGGCCTGGGCCATGCAACATGTCTGCAGCAAGAACG CCGCTCGTTACTGCAGCATGCTGTTGGAGGAGGGcggcctgcagcagctggagctcGTTCATACACACCCACAGACCCACAAGGACGTCAAACGGTTGGCGAAGAGCATTCTGGAGAGCCTGCAGAACCACAGAGCTCGCACCGGCCAGACTGCACCGTTGCCGACAAATCGCCGTGTGCCGCCACAATAG
- the coa7 gene encoding cytochrome c oxidase assembly factor 7 produces the protein MAGLINFEDENEVKQFLDNLGVEYSFQCYKEKDPEGCQRLADYLEGVKKNYESTAQVLKHNCETYGHGESCYKLGAYHITGKGGMTECLKTAYSLFMRSCNSGGKKSTDACHNVGLLAHDGRALEGTPDLKAARQYYEKACAGGFAPSCFNLSAMFIEGNSKGMAPDMTQALKYANRACELGHVWGCANASRMYRLGDGAEKDEKKAEELKNRARELHGIEKERQLRFGE, from the exons ATGGCTGGACTTATCAACTTCGAAGACGAGAACGAAGTGAAGCAGTTTCTGGATAATTTGGGAGTGGAGTACAGCTTTCAGTGCTACAAAGAGAAGGATCCTGAAG GGTGCCAAAGGCTCGCAGACTACTTGGAGGGGGtgaaaaaaaactatgaatCTACAGCACAGGTGCTCAAACACAACTGTGAGACATATGGACATGGAGAGAGCTGCTACAAACTGGGGGCTTACCATATCACAGGCAAAG GTGGAATGACTGAGTGTCTAAAAACAGCCTACTCCTTATTCATGCGCTCCTGCAATTCCGGAGGAAAGAAGTCGACAGATGCCTGCCACAACGTTGGACTGTTGGCCCATGACGGACGAGCTCTGGAGGGAACACCTGACCTTAAAGCAGCCCGGCAGTACTATGAGAAGGCCTGCGCCGGTGGCTTCGCTCCATCCTGCTTTAACCTCAGCGCCATGTTCATTGAGGGCAATTCTAAAGGGATGGCACCAGATATGACTCAGGCTTTGAAGTACGCTAACAGGGCTTGTGAGCTGGGACACGTGTGGGGCTGCGCCAACGCAAGTCGTATGTACAGACTTGGGGATGGTGCAGAGAAGGATGAGAAGAAAGCCGAGGAGCTGAAGAATCGGGCGAGGGAGCTGCATGGTatagagaaggagaggcagcTCAGGTTTGGGGAGTGA
- the echdc2 gene encoding enoyl-CoA hydratase domain-containing protein 2, mitochondrial isoform X1, which produces MAALIRRLAGQRCCSSRRWLGVILRETHDRTSSVIPRVGARPLAGGGRPLTACSRAHSRWQHTEAADPVEVDVKRLEGEDDGIVEVLMCRLKARNALGHVFVSQMRELVSTLSSDPAVRVVVFRSLVPGVFCAGADLKERAEMNNAESDLFVHGLRSLMTQIVMTLAASLPMPTIAGMDGVALGGGLELALACDLRTAASSAQMGLIETTRGLLPGAGGSQRLPRMVGITLAKELIFTGRRVGGQTALEMGLVNRAVEQNQTGDAAYREALSLAREILPQAPIAVRMAKEAMNRGVEVDIGSAMAIERMCYARVIPTRDRREGMAAFIEKRPPRYIGE; this is translated from the exons ATGGCAGCACTCATTCGCAGGCTGGCAGGGCAGAGGTGCTGCTCGTCGAGGCGGTGGCTCGGTGTGATTCTGCGGGAAACGCACGACCGAACTTCCAGCGTGATCCCGCGGGTCGGAGCGCGACCGCTGGCCGGTGGCGGTCGCCCTCTGACGGCGTGCAGCCGCGCACACAGCCGCTGGCAGCACACGGAGGCGGCTGATCCTGTAGAGGTGGATGTGAAGCGGTTAGAGGGGGAGGACGATG GCATAGTGGAGGTGTTGATGTGCCGACTCAAGGCAAGAAACGCTCTCGgccatgtgtttgtgtcacag ATGAGGGAGCTGGTCTCCACCCTGTCCAGTGACCCAGCGGTGCGTGTGGTCGTCTTCAGGAGTTTAGTGCCGGGTGTTTTCTGCGCAG GTGCAGACCtgaaagagagagctgagatgAACAACGCTGAGTCTGATCTGTTCGTTCACGGCCTGCGATCCCTCATGACTCAAATAG TAATGACCCTGGCAGCATCTTTGCCCATGCCGACCATCGCAGGGATGGACGGCGTCGCCCTGGGAGGAGGCCTGGAGTTGGCCTTGGCCTGTGACCTCCGCACCGCTG cgtCCTCGGCACAGATGGGTCTGATTGAGACGACACGGGGGCTGCTCCCAGGGGCGG GGGGCAGTCAGCGGCTGCCGCGGATGGTCGGCATCACTCTGGCCAAAGAGCTCATCTTCACAG GTAGGCGTGTGGGAGGGCAGACAGCTCTGGAGATGGGGCTAGTAAACAGAGCTGTCGAGCAGAACCAGACAGGAGACGCTGCCTACAGAGAGGCACTCAGCCTGGCCAGAGAGATACTGCCCCAg GCTCCTATTGCTGTGCGGATGGCAAAAGAGGCAATGAACAGAGGCGTTGAG GTTGACATCGGTTCGGCGATGGCAATAGAGAGGATGTGTTATGCTCGG GTCATCCCCACGCGGGACAGACGGGAGGGTATGGCTGCCTTCATAGAGAAGAGACCCCCGCGGTACATTGGGGAGTAA
- the lrrc52 gene encoding leucine-rich repeat-containing protein 52, whose amino-acid sequence MRLLPEPSAQSLRLLFLFIFVMGVTPSPALTAGCPDRCVCDDQLVVQCAGQDLTLFPNDLPLATRQLIISNNRIGDLPALQLNYLSDLVYLDCSNNSLTEISESTFGNLRKLAYLDLSFNTLLQIEDRTFGPLASLVMLRLTDNPSLGEIHPDAFSENMALQVLDVSRNNLTALNISSLIALPALRSLGLSGNPWSCDCDTEDLCLWVQIEGFKFQDEGQTVCHSPPELAGQRLAEVGMQLRADCHQGLGYWDYLFFIAIGFVIFSAGTVSAWVMGVLMVLYERYSKRKSEELDSDDEDDRGGMGGGGGGGGGGGGGGGGGNQGNGDLSKPGMQV is encoded by the exons ATGCGTCTCTTGCCCGAGCCCAGCGCCCAGTCCCTTcggctcctcttcctctttatcTTCGTGATGGGGGTGACCCCTTCCCCGGCTCTCACAGCCGGCTGCCCAGACAGATGCGTGTGCGACGACCAGCTGGTGGTCCAGTGCGCCGGGCAGGACCTCACCTTGTTCCCCAATGACCTGCCCCTGGCCACCCGGCAGCTCATCATCTCCAACAACCGCATCGGGGACCTCCCGGCGCTGCAGCTCAACTACCTGTCCGATCTGGTCTATCTGGACTGCAGCAACAACTCTCTGACCGAGATCTCCGAGTCCACCTTCGGGAATTTGCGTAAACTCGCCTACCTGGACTTGTCGTTCAACACCCTGCTGCAGATCGAGGACCGGACTTTCGGGCCCCTGGCGTCTCTGGTGATGCTCCGGCTGACGGATAACCCGAGTCTGGGGGAGATCCACCCGGACGCCTTCTCGGAGAACATGGCTCTGCAGGTGCTGGATGTGAGCCGGAACAACCTGACGGCCCTGAACATCAGCAGCCTGATCGCCCTGCCCGCTCTGCGGTCTCTGGGGCTCAGCGGGAACCCCTGGAGCTGCGACTGTGACACGGAGGACCTCTGCCTCTGGGTGCAGATAGAGGGCTTCAAGTTCCAAG ACGAGGGCCAGACAGTTTGCCACAGTCCCCCAGAGCTGGCGGGCCAGCGGTTGGCGGAGGTCGGCATGCAGCTGCGGGCAGACTGCCACCAAGGCCTGGGCTACTGGGACTACCTCTTCTTCATCGCCATCGGCTTCGTCATCTTCTCGGCCGGCACGGTGTCGGCCTGGGTGATGGGCGTGCTCATGGTGCTGTACGAGCGCTACAGCAAAAGGAAGAGCGAGGAGCTGGACAGCGACGACGAGGACGATAGGGGAGGGATGGGcggagggggtggaggtggaggaggaggaggaggagggggaggaggagggaaccAGGGGAACGGGGATCTGAGCAAGCCCGGCATGCAGGTGTGA
- the echdc2 gene encoding enoyl-CoA hydratase domain-containing protein 2, mitochondrial isoform X2: protein MAALIRRLAGQRCCSSRRWLGVILRETHDRTSSVIPRVGARPLAGGGRPLTACSRAHSRWQHTEAADPVEVDVKRLEGEDDGIVEVLMCRLKARNALGHVFVSQMRELVSTLSSDPAVRVVVFRSLVPGVFCAGADLKERAEMNNAESDLFVHGLRSLMTQIASLPMPTIAGMDGVALGGGLELALACDLRTAASSAQMGLIETTRGLLPGAGGSQRLPRMVGITLAKELIFTGRRVGGQTALEMGLVNRAVEQNQTGDAAYREALSLAREILPQAPIAVRMAKEAMNRGVEVDIGSAMAIERMCYARVIPTRDRREGMAAFIEKRPPRYIGE, encoded by the exons ATGGCAGCACTCATTCGCAGGCTGGCAGGGCAGAGGTGCTGCTCGTCGAGGCGGTGGCTCGGTGTGATTCTGCGGGAAACGCACGACCGAACTTCCAGCGTGATCCCGCGGGTCGGAGCGCGACCGCTGGCCGGTGGCGGTCGCCCTCTGACGGCGTGCAGCCGCGCACACAGCCGCTGGCAGCACACGGAGGCGGCTGATCCTGTAGAGGTGGATGTGAAGCGGTTAGAGGGGGAGGACGATG GCATAGTGGAGGTGTTGATGTGCCGACTCAAGGCAAGAAACGCTCTCGgccatgtgtttgtgtcacag ATGAGGGAGCTGGTCTCCACCCTGTCCAGTGACCCAGCGGTGCGTGTGGTCGTCTTCAGGAGTTTAGTGCCGGGTGTTTTCTGCGCAG GTGCAGACCtgaaagagagagctgagatgAACAACGCTGAGTCTGATCTGTTCGTTCACGGCCTGCGATCCCTCATGACTCAAATAG CATCTTTGCCCATGCCGACCATCGCAGGGATGGACGGCGTCGCCCTGGGAGGAGGCCTGGAGTTGGCCTTGGCCTGTGACCTCCGCACCGCTG cgtCCTCGGCACAGATGGGTCTGATTGAGACGACACGGGGGCTGCTCCCAGGGGCGG GGGGCAGTCAGCGGCTGCCGCGGATGGTCGGCATCACTCTGGCCAAAGAGCTCATCTTCACAG GTAGGCGTGTGGGAGGGCAGACAGCTCTGGAGATGGGGCTAGTAAACAGAGCTGTCGAGCAGAACCAGACAGGAGACGCTGCCTACAGAGAGGCACTCAGCCTGGCCAGAGAGATACTGCCCCAg GCTCCTATTGCTGTGCGGATGGCAAAAGAGGCAATGAACAGAGGCGTTGAG GTTGACATCGGTTCGGCGATGGCAATAGAGAGGATGTGTTATGCTCGG GTCATCCCCACGCGGGACAGACGGGAGGGTATGGCTGCCTTCATAGAGAAGAGACCCCCGCGGTACATTGGGGAGTAA